Genomic segment of Arachis hypogaea cultivar Tifrunner chromosome 16, arahy.Tifrunner.gnm2.J5K5, whole genome shotgun sequence:
TTCGGAGCAGTGAACATCTATGTTGATTCAGTCAGATTTTCCGGTTTGAGAAGATCTGCTATGGAGTATTGTCAGTTCATGGTTTTAAGACATTGCTGATAGTTTAAGCAGGTCATTTACAATGAGCAATCAAGTCTGCAAACATGTGAAATCAGAAATTTCGATACATAGGCCAGGGACAGAATGCCACAAAAGAGGGAGACTACTGAGATACCATAAATGACAAGCTAAAGAATATGGAAGGAGGACTACATCAAACTCAACAAAATGAACAGAAGTGTCTTTGAACAGAATCACAAACCAAGCACCCAACCAAACAAGAGGGACAATCAAAAACCATGGCACCAATGTATCAACCCTCAAGACAATTAACTCATATGAGGATTCTGGACTATTTTCACAAGCCTTGCCACGTTTTCATAAACAATGTCGATCGTCCAAAAAGACATGCATAAGTCATCATACATACATTGTTGAGGACATCAACGTCATTAGCACATGAAACAAATGTAATTGCTAGGCCCTTCGTGCCAAACCTTCCAGCTCGACCTACCTGCTCAGAGTTTCAGCCAAAAAGAAATTAGACTGCAGATAAGATATAACTAAGTGAAAAACGAAACTTAGAAATAGAAGATTTTCTAGCCATACTCTGTGCAAGTAAGTGTCTGCAGAATCGGGCATGTCATAGTTTATAACTATATTCACACGTTCGATGTCAATTCCCCTACCGACCAAATCTGTAGCCACAAGAATCCTAGTGTGGCCCTCCTTAAAACCTTTGTATCGCTTTAACCTACAAAACCATTAACCACAATCAGACAAGATTTAATAGTGCACACAACCAAGCCTTTCCTGTTTTAGAAaaacaagaaacatacaaaatGGGAAATCCATTAAATGGCCCACTTAAATGACACAATCAAAAATCCAAATGCAAGCAGACAACAGCAATGAGCAACACAAACAGGAAGAGTCAATATAATTGCACGCAGAACCAACAATTCGAACAGTATAGCTCAATATACCttctaaaaatacaaaacattAGCACTAAGTAGCACATGGCTCTCGGTCATATCAAAACAATGGCATTTACAGAGACTAGTGCATACATGACATGAACACAGTACTTAAATGTTCTCAGAACCCCACTTTCAGGTTAAACCATTATATTATACAACACAAGCATACAAATCAATTCCAATTAAAAGAAATATCCAAGTTGCACGTCAAGGGTACACTAAATtattaaaggaaaaaaatgaatgatAGAAATTGTGAAACTTCCAGTGCCACACATTGTACTGTGAAAATGCATTTCAAAATTTTAGACCAAGTTTTTAACTgaagtataataaaataatatactgCTCCTGTGATTCTGATTTATTACATTTCTCGCTACATATTCTCCATTAAAAAATGAAATCATAGCAAATTCTAACATCAGATTCATACACATATCAACCCATAATTTAATGGTCCATTAATATCACACAATGCAAACCTTTCTTCCTGGGACATTCCAGAATGAATACATATTGATGGGAAGTTGCACTCCACAAGTAGTTTGTCAAGCTCAGCTGCTCTGCTAACACTTTTAACAAAGATCACAACTTGATTAAAGTCCAATGCATCAAGAAGGTCATTCAGCTTCCTGTTCTTTTCCTCCTCTTTCAATTTAATATAGTGCTGCAATTTCAATTCCCAATGTAAGCCATTCAGCTAACATATTATCTATCAAAAAATTAACTTGCAAAAAACTCACCTGCACAAGTCCATGAAGGGTCAACTTGGCTTCATCGTCAACATAAATTTCCATTGGCTGAAAGCAACAATGTCACAGTAAATCATATTAGGTGCCTTCCTCAAGCTAACAGAATCCAGAACGAAATGAATGATGGATGCAGATCCCTTGAATCACAGTTCTGGTCCATCAGTTTTGTCTCCTTGTAGATACATTTTTTTCAGTCACACCATGCAAAATTCCATTGACACTCTGACCCACTAAGAACAGTGTAGGCAAAACCCCAAAATGCACTAGGAACTTACCCCCACAACCAAAACTAAAGGATATCCTAAGTTGTGAAAAGTCACATCTGATAGACATACTATTAGAGACAAAAACTAACTTCAAAAGTGAAACATGGAGGAAAAGTACATAAGAAGGACTACAGCCACAAGAAGGACAACAGTCACAGATAGAAGTTCCTAAAACAACCCAGTAAAGGTCTTCTAGCCCAAGCTATGGTCACCCAACCACTCTTCACCCCACCAGTTGTTTGTACCATGAAAGTGGATTTGAAAACAGAAGACACTATCCCGACAGAAACTCCTATCAAGAGTAAAATTTTCAGGAAGCAGAGCGTTGTAAACATTTAATGATCTCTCAGGGAATGCGAGTATTATGCAAAAGAGACTTCAAATACAAGTAGAGCTGGCCATGGGACATTACATCTTGCATAAATTTCTTGCAGACGGGACGAATTTCCTTGCTAAGTGTTGCAGAAAACATCATCACTTGCTTATCATGGGGAGTCATCTTGAAAATGTCTTGCACATCTTTTCTCATGTCTGCATAAAGCGTAATAGGAATATTTAAAACCATATCCAAATTAAAGAGCACTCAAATATAAGATTGAACACAATTACAGCACAGCAATTAGACATACCCAGTGATTCCAGCATCTTATCACATTCATCTAAAATGAAATGCCTAACATTCTTCAATGAAAGGTCCTTGTCCCTAGCCAGTGCTAGTATTCTTCCAGGTGTACCAACAACAATATGAGGGCATTCATTCTTCAGTAGATCCTTATGAACTTTAATGTTGACACCTCCATAGAAGACAGCAACCTTGAGATCAGGTAAGTAAGTGCTGAACCTCTGAAACTCATGGCATATCTACATGGAAGAAACCGAAAAGATATCTAAAATAAGATTGAGAAGATACTAGAATAGTAAATTACATCACCATTCATATAATAAACTTCAAATGAAATACCTGGTATGCCAATTCCCTAGTGTGGCACAGAACAAGTGCAGAAACTTGTCCTGCAACAGGGTCAATCTGCTGCAAAGTTGAAAGAACAAACACTGCAGTTTTTCCCATTCCCGATTTAGCTTGACAAATCACATCCATTCCAAGGATTGCCTGAGGTATGCATTCGTGTTGCACTGGTGATGAACCAAAGACGGTTGAAGGAACCGGTGGTAAGTAAAACAAACCTTTCTGACCCTTTGCAGGGCTACCAAAGCATATTAGTTGCCCAAAATAAGATTATATAGAAGTATTACCTGCGAAAAGAAAATTTGACAAATAAGTACGGTAAGGGATACGTCAATTTTTCAATCTCAAAATCAGCATGTGCATCAAACAAATATTACTGGCAGAACGATAATTTGTCAGGGATGCGAAGGTGTGCAATATTGCAACAAAAATTGACAAGCTGTCTGGTAACCTCAATCCCAAATCTTAGCATAAAATTGGCCGGAAGATAAGCATAAACACAAGTGTCAAAAACTACATTAGAAAATAAAGCTTATCAAAACAATTAttcaaacaaaaattagaaatctTAATGACTTGGGTAAACTATCAACAAAGAATTTTATTTCATCCCAGAAAAAACGAAGGTAAAGGCATCCAAAATCCAATTAGATCTTTGGAGCTTTTAAGTCATTAGAACAGGTGCAACCGAAATGAGCCAATCACTATAAATGAGGATGAGTGATAACTTGCCTTCGGAAGGATGCTCAAATCCAGAGTCCACAATAGCCCGGAGAAGCTCTGGCTTCAGAAGGAAGTCTCTGAATCCTGAACTGTGGATACCAACATAGCCCCTGCGGacaaaacaataacaacaaaataaaacatcagacaaaaagcaaaacaaaaacaaaccaaAATAAATACCAAACACAGTATTCACAAAACACTATTTTACAGGTATTTATATAAGCTCAACATTTATACTCCAAAACTCAACAAAAGGAAAAACAATTACAAGCCCAAGTAAAGGGAGAATGCATACGATAAAAACAGATCAGATATAACGGaaaccaaataaaaaattgaCATGTTTCAACCAGCAAATCCTATTCCAAacaattatttctatttctaaCATGCGGGTTTTCTATTCGAATCAGATAAAACCATAAGCAAGAGACAAACTCACTTCTTGGCAGCTTCACCGTTGACTTTGGTTCCAACGGAGTCAGGTGCCTTCTCGTCCTCCTCTTCGTAGTCAAGAAGCTCCTCCTCGTATCCTTCGTCCTTGGTTTCTCCCATATTCTGCGAACCACTAAGTGTTCAATTATTCAGTAAATTGAAATGAaaggaaaatcaaaaagaaaattaggGTTTAAACCTAGAAAATCAAGTGTTTATAGTTCTAGGGTTTTGGAAAAGAGGATAATACCTGCGAGAAGAGGAAATCGAAGGAATATTAGAGAGAGTGAGGGGTGTGAGGGTTAGGGTTTGCGAAGAGGCTGCAAAGAAATTTTGTTAGCAGAAAAAACAATATTTTCGGCGAAGAGAAATTGCGAGCGTTTGAACCTCGTAGATTGACAAAAGAGTAAGAGAGAGAAATCGAGATAACACACTCAACCTAGCTAGGTTGGAATGCAAATCAATGCATACGAAATCCTGGAGGAGCTATCTACTATTTATAGGCCGCACGATGATCTCTTTCGTATTGCCAAACGTGTCCcacttgttcttttttttttttctttgtttgtctATTTTTTATaagagaattatattttttatatgtttttttttttgtgtctataATTTTTTGTAGTTTGGTTATGTTAAGAAAATAGAAGAGgacaaatttattaaaaattcaagttttttatatttttaacacacttttttttaaattgttacaTTTAGAATCGTTAACAAGTAATCTAAAAGcacaattttgttaaattttttatttataaatttaagaatttaatttcatGTATTATCAGTATAAATTTTATGTGGATAACTAATTGTTTTGGAAAagtgattaatttttaaatatattaaaattatttaaatacataaatctGATTGaataaatatgtaaaatatttaaattgatagtgcattaaaattaaatatttagtttaataattattaaaaattttaattgtgaGAAAAATTAGCCACCAAATTTATCAAAAGAACAATTTTTTAaggtgtttgctacggtacgatCATAAATTCATACGTATCGATACAATTAAAATGTGGACAAATTAAAACACAACACGTGAATTATATTTTCCacgtcaataattaatttttctttttttaaatatatattatatcaattattttactaaattatccttatattttaataaaaataaaaaatattttttatttaatattataaaaagactaaaataccctttttatattaaacaaaaattaatttaaaaatcaaaatcaaaatacatctcattattcatatacattaaaaaattacTTCATTGATCATAAACCCTAATCTAATCTCTCTCACTCCTGTtcatacaaaaaaaaacacatttgaacaattttttttcatcATTGAATATCAATCTACCAATAAAATACAACCTCATCCCTAATTCCTACCCGGACAACACAGCCTATCCTCACCCTCTCTCTTCATCGTAGCCGCGCTCTCTCTCCGTCGTTCTTCACGCAAGCAGCCGCCTTGTCGTTTCCCATGCATCAACAGCTCATCGTGTCGTCCTCCACGTAGCAGCAACCCCGTATCACTCTCTAGCGTCGTGCCTTCCTCCACTCCTCCCTGCAATTGCCACTCTTTGTCTTCCGTTTGCAGCTGTTCAGCCCTGCCGTTTCCATCGTCTAGCCCCACAGTTTTCGTCGACACAGTCCCCTGCATCTAGAATGGAGCCTCAGGTAATTTGTAGTTCAGTTCCAGCATTCTCTGTTCTAacttttggtttttttattttttgatcatttgttgtttttataattttaattatctgtgGTTATGTTCACTATTCTAGTGTTCTCTCATGTAACTTTTGCGGTTGCTATTTCTtgattatgtaattttaatttgtaGTTTGGTATTTAATTTGTGCTTGTTCTCATTTTAGTGTTgttgtaattttaatttatgcTATTCTAATTTTAGTTTTAACATAGATGGTGATACACAGTTGAACCAAGGGGATGATGAAGATATGATTTCAGGCTCTAGCAGCAAGCAGAGTTACAATTTTCAAGCTTCCAATGTTAATCTTAAGAGAAAAAAGTACCTCAGATACCGGACCAGACTTAATGCTACAGAGTATGCTTGTTTTAGCTGTGTAATTTAGTTTTTATATATGTTTCAAAAATGCCAACCTATCCTAGATTCAAACCTTATGTTTTCTTGGCTTCTTTCATGCGGTTTTAATGCATGTAATGTGAAATATACCTTCATCCTTTGGTAAAGAATTAGGAAGTACATATTGAGGTTTGGTAACCATATCTAAGTTATCTTCATTCAATCCAAAGTTCATCAGAAGAGGTGCTCTGTAATTTTAGCTTCAGGTTGGTATAGTTACTCCTTTCCTCCatacaatttacttttcctatTTTTGTCATGTTAGTTCCACTCGATGTATCGATTTGTTTTCCTCGTCTAATACTCTCTCGGTAACTGGCATGCCTTCTGGCAATGTGTTGTTGTCCCTGTTCTTTActcatattttttgtatttgttGTCTATGAAATGAGAAAGATGCAGGAGAAGACCAAGATGAAGAAAATTTTTTCTATTATGGAATAACTAGTAATGTGAAGAAGCAAGAGAGATTAAGAGGAGAAACTAATATCCTATTTgtattctaaataattttaaaatttttccgtttttgagttttattctgTGTTTTCTTTAAATATTccaacaaaatttttgaaaactaataaaaagtaagtaaaattatttaattttatgtttttaattattgtttcttcttattttatattatgtagttactgttagaataaataaataatattaaatattaaattaaataaaattactttATTATTGTCTTGCATTATCATATTTAAATATTATCCCAAGATAACATTTTTTTGTTTGGTATCTTTTTATATAGCTTTTATGGATTTCATTTATCGAAACACAATTTTATATATTTCATATTAGATAGAACTCTTTTATAGTTTATGAAAACCAAATATAATTGTGAATATATAGGAAAAACAAAAGTAATACGGTAAGtatatttttgagaaaaatatataagaaacttataaaatttagataaaaaaattaaataagtttatgaaatttttttaaataaactattAAATTTACAAAGGAAAATTAAGTTTCTCGAAAATTGTaatgtttataattttatttttctattagtcTATTATCTTAGATAAATGTGTTAGAAATATAAATATTAGTGTTACTTTCTCCTATCAGCTTAAGCTATTGGAATGAGTGGTTtcataacatggtatcagagctctatGTCCGAAAAGTCAAGAGTTCGATGTGAAccccaaaagtaaaaaaaaaaaaaaaattagcaaatcAAGCAAACCCAAAAATGGAGGCTCTTACTTGAGGGAAAATGTTAGAAATATAACCATTAGTATTAGTGGTTTCATGACAAAATGCTTATGTAAAAAATAGAAATTTGTatcctctaaaatttgaattttagatgATAAAGTAAtgtgatttttcattttttataatctATTTCATAAGTAGGATTAagaaaaatatgatagaaaaacTATTCAAGAATGAGAAAATCatactttattctctaaaataaaagttcaaaatttaaagaattcaaattcaaaaagtaGAGTACAGTATTCATTAAAACATGATctgctaataa
This window contains:
- the LOC112697477 gene encoding DEAD-box ATP-dependent RNA helicase 15 isoform X1, with product MGETKDEGYEEELLDYEEEDEKAPDSVGTKVNGEAAKKGYVGIHSSGFRDFLLKPELLRAIVDSGFEHPSEVQHECIPQAILGMDVICQAKSGMGKTAVFVLSTLQQIDPVAGQVSALVLCHTRELAYQICHEFQRFSTYLPDLKVAVFYGGVNIKVHKDLLKNECPHIVVGTPGRILALARDKDLSLKNVRHFILDECDKMLESLDMRKDVQDIFKMTPHDKQVMMFSATLSKEIRPVCKKFMQDPMEIYVDDEAKLTLHGLVQHYIKLKEEEKNRKLNDLLDALDFNQVVIFVKSVSRAAELDKLLVECNFPSICIHSGMSQEERLKRYKGFKEGHTRILVATDLVGRGIDIERVNIVINYDMPDSADTYLHRVGRAGRFGTKGLAITFVSCANDVDVLNNVQSRFEVDIKQLPEQIDTSTYMPS
- the LOC112697477 gene encoding DEAD-box ATP-dependent RNA helicase 15 isoform X2, producing the protein MDVICQAKSGMGKTAVFVLSTLQQIDPVAGQVSALVLCHTRELAYQICHEFQRFSTYLPDLKVAVFYGGVNIKVHKDLLKNECPHIVVGTPGRILALARDKDLSLKNVRHFILDECDKMLESLDMRKDVQDIFKMTPHDKQVMMFSATLSKEIRPVCKKFMQDPMEIYVDDEAKLTLHGLVQHYIKLKEEEKNRKLNDLLDALDFNQVVIFVKSVSRAAELDKLLVECNFPSICIHSGMSQEERLKRYKGFKEGHTRILVATDLVGRGIDIERVNIVINYDMPDSADTYLHRVGRAGRFGTKGLAITFVSCANDVDVLNNVQSRFEVDIKQLPEQIDTSTYMPS